The genome window TTGTTCTCTTCGGCAATACAGCTGCAGATGCCGAGGCGGGAAGTCATGCAGAGGGCGCCTACATGAGCGGTGCAGTTGGGGGAGTAGCACCGGAAAGCAAACTTTAGACGGGTTCGAGGCGCGCGTCATGGTCCCGTTGGACCCAAGTACAGGCGTTTGGTTGTATATGGTGATACCATCGTGGCACGTTCTATATATGATTGATACACATTTCATCCTACTTTCTCGTCCAAATGTACAAGTAACTTTATGATGTAAACTTTTTAAACATGGGTATTAAAAGATCCCAGGAATGCCAACCCAAGTCTTCTTCTTATACTCGACGTATTCGTCTCCAAAGAAACATACCAAGAATTTTTCCTCCCCTACGTTCCGTTAGCCCAGTTCGCCAGCAATCAGCGACAGACGGAAGAAAACACTCACGCTTGATCCGATTGTAAAAGAAGTTCCACAACACGGCCGCATACCCAATGAAGCAAACCACATTCCCCAGCACCAGCTGTGTCCCCATACCCCACCAGAAGAACCCAAAGTAGCTGGGGTGCCGCAGCACCGCATACACCCCGTGCCGCACAAGGGTATGGCCCTCCTGCCGCTCGACTTGCACCGTATGATTGAAATTCGTCCCCGCCTGCTTCATCGCCAGCGTGCGAATCGTCTGCCCACACACCATCAGCGCGACTCCCAGAACGACCTGCCACTTGATCCCGTTGACGGACGCGGTCAACGAAGTGTATCCATCGCGCGGGCCGAAGGTGTGCGAGAGCAGACACTCGGCGACGGCAGAGCTGTGCGCGGCGTTGTAGGCCCAGCCGTTCGAGGAGAGGAGGTACGCTGAGATAGAGGCGTAACGGGTGTTGTACTGCGCTGTGACCCAGTATTCgaggaagtggaagagggcgagcgaggagacgaagaagggaACGCGCCACAATGGGTGCGgggagatgaggaggaggtagaGCGTGATGCTGGTTGAGATACCGAGCGTTGTGCCTAGAAGGAAAGCGCGTAGCGATATGCCGGCGAGGGACTTTTCGCCGTTGGGATAGTTGGATGGGTCGAGGGGGGGAGGGGATCGGGATCGTGGCGGCGCAGGTCGCGCGGGTCGCCAACCTGGTGAGctggtgatgctgctgggGTCGGGCCGGTTGCCGGAGGAGACGCTTTCGTCTTGGGATGAAGTCTGTTTGGTCATTTTGGTTTTCGGTCGGGGTGAGAGTGTGGAAGTGGTAGTGGTGTTAGGCAGCTCTTTTGGTCTGTTGGTGGAAGCTGTGATGGCCTCAAAGAAGCGTCATAGTCTGGATTATTATAGCTTTGACTGGACGTATAGAGCTCAAATATGAAGTAGAAAAGAAATTTCAATGCATCTTTTGCAAACTGAAAAGAACAATAGTGTAGGTTTATCTATGCTGGATCAAGAACAATAACCAGTGCGTCTGTTGTGATTATGGGAGAATAGACCGGTTCTAACTTTCGGATTGTCCCTGATCTATTGTCGTCACTTCCCCACTCGACCACAATATGACGCTTCAATCGCTGAAATCGAGCATTGTCTACCAACAAAGAAGAGACGAGTTGTATAGGTCCATGTCTTTCTAATATGACTTTCACCGGAATTCTGTCCGAGAAAGAGAGGATGCTCCGAGGGGAGCTCTACTATGCCTTCACACCAGAACTGATAGCTCTTCGGACTCGCTGTAAACTTGCCTGTCAGCGATTCAACAATGCCGGTGAAGTATCTCGCCGGCGACATATCGAGCTTTGGAAAGAGTAAGTGATAATCAAAAGGATCCTCAAATGTGTATGACACTGAGCACAATCCTGAACATCGTCTCGTAACCCCAACCATCTACCTTGAGATGTGGGAGCAGCATGTCGCGCATACTCACTGGACCCCAGCTGATAGTCGATAGCATTGTTGATGACAAgactcctcttccacctccaaaaAAGGACCCCGCCGAAGACGATGCTCTTCTATCACGGGAGCCGTGGATCGAGGCACCGATCCGGATCGACTACGGGTTCAACGTGCGGCTAGGAGAAGGGGTGTTCATCAACTTCAACTGTGTCATCATCGATACTTGCCTTGTCACTATTGGGGCACGAACGATGCTAGGTCCAAACGTCAGTCTATATAGCGGAACTCATCCGCTGGACCCCGCTGTGCGCAATGGAACTGAGGGTCCGGAGCTGGGAAAAGAGATCCATATCGGCGAGGATTGCTGGTTGGCCGGCAACGTGATCGTCCTCCCAGGGGTTACAATTGGGAAGGGAGTGACAATCGGGGCGGGGAGCGTAGTGACTAAGGTATGTCCATAGCCATAGCAGCTGTAACATTTTCCTTCTGCTCTGagactgatgatgatgatggccatAGGATGTTCCTGCTTTCCatcttgctgctgggaatCCAGCTAAGATAATTCGGAAGATTGAGACATCGATGACCGAGTAACGACACCTCTTCAAACCTCGACGTACCTTTCATAAAGTGCATACCTCTCAGTCTTAATGTATGCTACCTAGCATTCTTGTACAAGTCCAAAGTAGCACAACCACTTCCATGCATGGCCTCAACGAGTATCGCAGAAAATAAACCTCAAGTGCATGGAAATGATCAAGGAATAGATAAACTGAGTAGATTATCAAACTTCTAATAGATGAGAAACTGGGCGCGCTAGAAGTCCATAGTAGAAGACTGGGAAACTTCTTTGGGGACCAGGAGATTTAGGTTTGGGCAAGCATCAGAACGAGGATCCTTCTGTGGTCTGTACCTTTCTACAACGGATTCAACTATTTGAGGATGGATCCTCAAGCGCCAGTAACTATGTCTGAGACATCATCAGAACTTATTCTTAACTGGCAGAATTGCAAGTATCCGAGCATGCCAAATTTTGCTCAACCgggcagcctcaggcacctCGCCATTCCAGTTGGTTGGCGGGTTGATTAGCGAAGAATGCTAAGGTAATGCAAAGCATGATAGTCGCATTCTAAATAAATTAAGCTAGACTTGATGCTATACATGCACGTTACAAGGTCCATAATGAGAATCAGTAAGGGGTATATACGACCTTAATGATAATGATCCTTCGACATTGACTCCTGAAGACTATTCCCAGTACCTTTGCGGCGACCAAGATCTTTTGTACCATACAAAGCTGTGATTGCGATGCAATTCACAGCTAAAATTCACAGGTGCTAATTGCAGTGATACATATTCAGAAGAGCATCTTCAGAAGGGCAGCAAACAAGGTACCTTATCCACCTGCCTCGCAGTGGATTGCATAATAGCCGTCCGTAAACCGCACGAAGTACTTGATTTAGTGTTGTCCTTCCAATGTACCTTACAGTGAAGTCTTAACAGGTACACCTAGGTATTATTTGCATGCTATACTGCATAAAGGATCTTTGTTCTTAACATTTGTTCTTAACAGCACATAGATAAAGTCTTCCCCGAATGCTGctctgaggaggagctgtATCAAGGGTTTTTTCCCCACCTGGGCTTCATGTGTTCATAGCCTCTAGACACAGAAAAAGTAACAGAAGTAGCCTACCAGCGCTTGAATTCCACTGTTGACCCACCAGGTCTTTCTCCACCACAACGTCAGAGCTGTCGGTTTCTTAGTTCTAGGTTtaattctttttctttcagCTCTCCAAAGTCCAAGCTCTTTTGATTTTGGTGGTGTTTGCTGTGGTTTGttctctcctctccgccaAACTTGTGATTATTGCCATCATTGTCTCACTGATTAGAGTGATAGCTGCCTATCTACCtcgctttttctttctatcTGGTGGTTTTCTATGTAGCTTTCTGCTTTTCACTCTCTACATAATAATCCATTTCCATCCccccttcttttctcctttgctTCGTACGCGCACTCTCACACACTTTCTCTTTTTTGTCTTCCCATCCATACACAGAGAGAATCTATTATCTTATCTGTTTGTGGGTAGCCATCAATTGTCAACCATTACTACATCCTCCTCTCATACCTCAAAAATTCCCCCTCACACTTCGACCAAAAGGTAGAAAAAATGTCATGGCAGCTGCCCCGCTAGATAGCTCTAGCACCCCGCCCGACGCTCCTCAATCCACCGATTCGACGCATCCACACGGCGACTTCATGGAAGATCTCGACCCCCAATGTACCCGGAAACGTCCGCGTCTCGACAGTGGAAGCGGTGCCGTTGAGTCGTTGTCGATAGACGAAGCTGCCATTTCTCGAATGTCCGAGTCGACGCCGGCTGCTCCTGCCACGCCCGGAACGACAGATCACGACGTCCCTGTGTCCGCCGCCCCCGCCAGCAGAGTGACCATCAATGTGAAATCTCCCACCTCCGATACTATGGCGACTGATTCCTTAAACCCTACCTCCGAGCATCCTGGCGCTGGTCCGCCTAATGCTACCCCAGCCGCTGATTCCCCCCAAATCGTCTCAATATCGTCGACACCTGAACAGAGTCCGGAAATTGAGGTGGCCGACTTGGAAGATATGGATCAGGACCCCAACACTTCGACGTGGAGAACCCTCGGGGAAGCTTTGCAGGACCCTGTCACACCAGAGGTGGTGCAGCTCCAAGAACAGCCGCCTCTGAGTGCTAGCTTTCCCAAGCTACGAGACGCCGATGACCCACGGGAAAATTTGGAGGGGATCAGCGCAATCATTGAGAAAGGTATGCAAAGTGTATCCAATATTTTGGGTGCGTGTTTGAAGCTGCTCGGGACTAACGGAACGGGGCCTGGCAGGAACCGACCACGATGTTGGTGTCTTCTTGGCTGTGAAGCACTGGTTCGATGAGATTGTACAGACCTTGGATCAATCTACCGATGCAACTTACGTGGATGACCGAATCTTCTGGGAAGATTTACCTTTGCTGGTGGAGTCATTGCTTCGCAGAGCGTAAGCAGTCCAATTGAGACACCAGTCGTCGGTGACAACGACAAGGCGGCAGAACTCTTCGCTGACGATTATTCACCCATTATAGGCAGCCTCTGGAGCCTGACGATGGCCAAGGAATCTGGTGTTGTTTGGAGGAATTTCTTATCAACTTTACTTTGCTTGGCTTTCGTCTGGTGCGGTTGGATATACTAACCTTGAAGCAACTGGAGAAGAACACAGACATGCAGGCTGTGGATCTTATGTCAAGGGCGTACTTGCAAGCGTTGGGTTGGATATTACAATTACACGGCATTCCCTTCTATCGCGCCATGGAACGCGCCCACGGTTCCGAGATTGTTGATCTTGTCGTTCAGCTCAATAGTCGAGTTGCGTTCCTTCCGATCGGCACGATGCACCTGCTATCTGAGTATGCTGCTTGCCTCCTGGCTCTTGTTTCTAGACCCCAATGGTCGCAactctcctcgtccttggTGCACACCCTCACCATCGTGCATAACATCATGGACTCCGGAGTCGAACAATGGAAGATCCGCGAGGAGGAAAGTATCGCTGAATCTGCGTCTTTCCCTTTTTTACTGAAGCAGGTCTATCAATTCGCTCGGGATATCGATGGACAATATCAGGCTCACATCGCCAAAAAATTGCCCTGGGTCACAAGCGATGCGAGTGAGTCGATCCTTCGGTGCATCTCCGGTATCTATCTTGCCGTCAGCCGCGATTCGAGTTTCACATCGCAGGTCGCCGAAGACCTCTTGATCGAACTCCCTGAGCAGAGCTCCCAAGATGAGCGTGCCTGGATAATTTATTATGCTTGGAGGTTTGCCGTACTACAGAAGCATATCAAGGATGGCCGCATGGAACTGAGAGTTCATGGCATAGAAACCATGCAAGCGGATCTCGTCAACGTATGGCGGCAATATATCCAACCCAATCCCACAGGAACCGAGCACCCGCTTGTCCGGTTCCTCGTCGGCTTCCTGAGGGAGAATAAGATTGTCGATTACATTGTCGGCGTCGATTCACATCCTCAACTCATTAGTAGAAGTGGAAATGTTGTCGGCTTCCTGATAGTCACCTCTACTTACGGAGACTTAGACACGGATACTGTCTGGAAGACAGTGACAGAGTCACAAGATCCCCGGACGGTATCCGAAGTACTCGGGATGCTTACCAGGACATTCCACATGCATTCACCATTGTCCTCAGCATTAATCTACCTGTGCTCCAAGCTTCTGGAGCTACCTCTATCTAGGTTTGACGCACGGATGGTGGAGTTCTGTGAGCAACTGCTCTATCAGGTCCGTGAAAAACAAGGCGAGAGAAATCGGCACGACTTGCTGGACGCATCCCATGTGGATGCTGTTCCTCTGCGTTTATGTGTGCGCCTCATTCGAGAGAGTGCTGCATTTGAAGAGTTCTCGGTAGAGCACAAGGCTTTCTTGCAGAGATTTGCGAGCTCGCAGTTGAGCTCATTGATAAGTGTCGGGTTGAGTGAAAGTGATAAAATGGAGACGTACGAGCGCTGCATTCAGGATATCGCGGAAATGAACCAGTTTACTGTCGGCAGCATTCAAGCTTTGAACGCTCTCCTTCCGGTGTACGATACGCAGGAGATACGCAAGCTTGCCACAGATTTTAATCTTTCGGCCCTGGTCATTGCCGAAATGGTTCACACAGTGGACTTGAAGCAGACGGACTTTGCCGACTCCTTTTCGAAGACTGGATTCATATCCAGGATTCAACTACTTGCACGCATTATTGACAAAGTCCCTGATTCTGTCACGGCGGACCTGGCTGATGTCCTTTGGGAAAAGGTGCTCGTATCCCAAACACTGGTGGAACAAGGCCGCCGAGCTGTGTGGGACATGTTGTGCGAACTTATGAGACGCAGCCCAAAACGCAATCCATTCATTGAGAGGTGTATCCAAGAGTACCTTCCAAAGTTGTCTCCTAATGACTACTCTCCCGAGTTGCTCGCGTTCGCAAAGCAAGCGGTCAATTACGAGGTCCGCTTCAATCCGCCGCCGATCGCTAAAGAGGATGAGGTCGTCTCAATTCCTGGGCTGGACCGTATCTGGAATTTCATTCTCACCGCTCCACCCGGCTCAATCGAAACGGACGCCATAAATTTTGCGATCGAGGTCTACCTTGATCACTCGGTGATCAATCGCTCTCCGCGATCGGCCGTTGAGGCAACTCATATTGCTTTGGTGGATCGTTGTGTTGAACAACTCAAGTCTGCTGCGGCTCATTTGAAGCCAGCCATTGGCAGTGTCGCCAATGGTACTGACGAGTCAATGGCAAGCGACCTCAGCAGAGGTGAAAGTCGAGCTGACGCACTACGCTTCAGTCGTTCACTGCTCTTTCTTCGCCAGTTTCTCCAGGGGCTACGGAGTCGGCCTCAATATAGCCCGCCGCAAAATTCACTCCCCAACTTGCCTGATCATCCGGTGAAGGGCGAGCTGATTGAAATTCGGTATCAGACGTTTAACGGAAGTTCTCAAAGTAAATTTCGATCGTTACGAATTGGAGACCTTGCTACGGCAGCTGAGTTAGTTGAGAAACTCGAACAGCTCACGGGGTTCTCGAAGTTTAGTACCATAACAGGTGGCCGGCGGCTGGATCTTTTGGAAAAACCTAATCTCACAATACGCGACCTGAAGATCGGATCTGGGCTGCTCCTAATCCGGCAGAATGCTGACAGCCGCGAGGTGGCCTCGACTGGTAGACGTCCGTCACTTACTCCGGTAGATTCTGAGGTACTCAAGCATTTTGATGACCTGTACGACCTTCTCAATCTTCAGGACTACCTTGCTCGAGAGGTGAGTTTTTTtggtgggggggggggccCTCGCGTGTGTTTCATTGAAGATCTGGTTACTTACTTCGGCTACCACAGATCTATGACTTTCTCATTGTCTTTCCGCCTCAAGAGAGGGTGGTTGAGTTAGTCAAATCCGCGCACATGACTGAGCAAGACATCTTCCCAGCGGACAAACCGTATAGACTGCTTTATTCTGCAAATACCCTGTCCAGTTGCTTGAGAGAAGAAGCATTAGAGGTTGTTCCAATTCCCGACCCCGCCAACCGTGAACTGAGCTGACATCACTGCAGTCGGCTCCAGATCAGGCATTTGTTTCTCACAGCATCCGTGTCATTGTTGCTGCTCTGACACGCCCAGAGGCGCCTGAATCACTGCCAGAGTCTCCGACGAAAGTTCAGATTGCCGCCAGCCTTGTTGAATGCCTTCTCCACGCTCTCATGGGTAAGCTGCCTTGGCCATGGTCTACCTTGAACCCGTCGGTGCTGACTGTTATGTAGTAAGACCACCTGTAGCCGCCGACTCTTTGACAATCACAAATTCTGCCCAGCTGGTACAGCGCTTGCAGAAATTGATTGAAATCGGACGGGGAATGCCCTCGACTTGCGTCTTGGAGGCCCGAGTTCAGAGACTGGTTTGCAACTGCTTTGCTGTGCTCACCGAAGGTTCCTTGCGCGATCACAAACTCTGGGAAGTTATCAAGCAGCAGGCACAGTTAGACCGCCTTCTTGTATCCCTCCTTTTGGATGAGACTCGACAACCTATTCGCAGAGAAATAATCGAACATATTGCAGTCGCCTGCAGCCCGTCCAAACTGGTCAGGAAACCAACAAAATCGGTCGATGGCGAAAAGCAGTATTCCTCGGAAACAATGGCCTCCGAGAACCCTGTCAGGGTTGACATGTTGGCGACCATCTGGGATACTTTTGTGAAGATCATGCCACAGACTCTCAAGCATGCTGAACAATCTCAAGAATTTTTCGACATCGCTCACCTGGTGTTCCAATCGGTCGCGGAGCAATCGCCTAAGGACCTCATATATGGCGAGTATCTCAAGCAGTGGAGCAGCGTCATGCTAGGTCATAAGACACAAGAGGTCAGTGAGAGTCCCGTCGCGTATCCGCTCTCCTCACTGACTGTTGGGAAGTTCGTTGGACGTGAGCCAGTGGATCATCTTATTCTGGGATTCTGTCGTCTTTTGAGGTCGTGCCTGGATCTAGCTGATTCGAGCAATACTACAATAGACTCCTTGTAAGTTGATTGAACCAAATGCTCAGTTTCCGACCCTTACTCACCCCCTCTTCTAGCGACCTTGCCGAGAAGCTCATTGACAATTACCTTTTTCCCAACCTGTCTGAGGAATCAGACAACCTCATCGTTCCGCAGATTCCAGTCATGCACGCTCAGACCCGCCAAGAGCTCTATGGCATCCTCAGTCTACTGTGCAAAAACTCTGACGATTACTGCACCGTACTTGATTGTGTTAAAGAGCTGATCCCTGCAGGTACAACTTTCCTGTTCCTAGCAAGTGCGGCGTGGCTATTTTGATACTGATCAACTGTTGTGATCTGGCAGATTATACGTACTCCTCCAGCTGGTGTTTTGATCGGCACAAGATGATTCGTGCTCCCGAAGGCTATGCAGGACTTAAGAATCTTTCCAACACCTGCTATCTGAACTCCCTTCTAACGCAACTGTTTATGAACGTTCAGTTCCGCGATTTCATGCTGCAACTCCACCTTTCAGATCCGGATACTTCCCAGAGGTTACTCGCTGAAACGAAGAAGCTCTTTGCTTACATGCAAGAAACGTGGCTCAGGAACGTTGACCCTCAAGGGCTGGTAGATAACATTCGAACTTATGATAACGAACCAATCGATGTAACGATTCAGATGGAC of Aspergillus fumigatus Af293 chromosome 2, whole genome shotgun sequence contains these proteins:
- a CDS encoding protein-S-isoprenylcysteine carboxyl O-methyltransferase, yielding MTKQTSSQDESVSSGNRPDPSSITSSPGWRPARPAPPRSRSPPPLDPSNYPNGEKSLAGISLRAFLLGTTLGISTSITLYLLLISPHPLWRVPFFVSSLALFHFLEYWVTAQYNTRYASISAYLLSSNGWAYNAAHSSAVAECLLSHTFGPRDGYTSLTASVNGIKWQVVLGVALMVCGQTIRTLAMKQAGTNFNHTVQVERQEGHTLVRHGVYAVLRHPSYFGFFWWGMGTQLVLGNVVCFIGYAAVLWNFFYNRIKREEKFLVCFFGDEYVEYKKKTWVGIPGIF
- a CDS encoding sugar O-acetyltransferase, producing the protein MTFTGILSEKERMLRGELYYAFTPELIALRTRCKLACQRFNNAGEVSRRRHIELWKDIVDDKTPLPPPKKDPAEDDALLSREPWIEAPIRIDYGFNVRLGEGVFINFNCVIIDTCLVTIGARTMLGPNVSLYSGTHPLDPAVRNGTEGPELGKEIHIGEDCWLAGNVIVLPGVTIGKGVTIGAGSVVTKDVPAFHLAAGNPAKIIRKIETSMTE